In one window of Pseudomonas sp. IAC-BECa141 DNA:
- a CDS encoding OprD family porin: MLNKRISLIALGMLSATQAMANDQAESKGFVEDSSLKVLLRNAYINRDYKDGRKDKAEWGQAAIGTFSSGFTQGTVGVGVDAFGLYALRLDGGEGHTGAQGIDFFKQGDHPPGSSDKAAHDLSKGGAAVKFRISNTVLTYGDQMPALPVLSYDNVRLLPESYTGTLITSKEIKGLELNAGRFTAESRKSAEGRDSGGLKSINVLGGSYQFTEQFKAALYASDVEDVLKKQYVNANYVFPIDKDQSLTLDFNGYRTKLDNSYVRENGVTGDDNKIWSLAATFATGPHSFTVAHQRSTGDSNLGYAYGGYQKEQGRVGDGGNTIYLANSYWSDFNAEDERSWQLGYGLDFTAFGVPGLSYNFAYVRGDNITTSTSTGGTEREYFNQFKYVVQSGPAKDLSIKLRSSILRVSQKSSEYNVSGNELRVFVDYPINVF; this comes from the coding sequence ATGTTGAACAAGCGAATCAGTTTGATCGCACTGGGGATGTTGAGCGCCACTCAGGCAATGGCTAACGACCAGGCCGAGTCCAAGGGTTTTGTGGAAGACAGCAGCCTCAAAGTGCTGCTGCGCAATGCCTACATCAATCGTGACTACAAAGACGGTCGTAAAGACAAAGCCGAGTGGGGCCAGGCGGCCATCGGTACGTTCTCGTCCGGTTTCACTCAAGGCACCGTAGGTGTGGGTGTGGACGCTTTCGGTCTGTATGCACTGCGTCTGGATGGTGGCGAAGGCCATACCGGCGCGCAGGGTATCGACTTTTTCAAGCAGGGCGATCACCCGCCAGGCTCAAGCGATAAAGCCGCTCATGACCTGTCCAAGGGCGGCGCGGCCGTCAAATTCCGTATTTCCAACACCGTATTGACTTACGGCGACCAGATGCCGGCCCTGCCGGTGCTGAGCTATGACAACGTGCGTCTGTTGCCGGAAAGCTACACCGGTACCTTGATCACTTCCAAAGAGATCAAAGGCCTGGAGCTGAATGCCGGTCGTTTTACTGCCGAATCGCGCAAAAGCGCTGAAGGCCGTGACAGCGGTGGTCTGAAGTCGATCAACGTGTTGGGCGGTAGCTACCAGTTCACCGAACAGTTCAAGGCTGCGCTGTACGCTTCCGACGTCGAAGACGTGCTGAAGAAGCAATACGTGAACGCCAACTACGTGTTCCCGATCGACAAGGACCAGTCCCTGACCCTGGACTTCAACGGCTACCGCACCAAGCTGGACAACTCCTATGTCCGCGAAAATGGTGTGACCGGCGACGACAACAAGATCTGGAGCCTGGCAGCAACTTTCGCCACCGGCCCGCACTCGTTCACCGTGGCGCATCAGCGCTCCACTGGTGACAGCAACCTGGGCTATGCCTATGGCGGCTATCAGAAAGAACAAGGGCGCGTGGGTGATGGCGGCAATACCATCTACCTGGCCAACTCCTACTGGTCCGACTTCAATGCTGAAGACGAGCGCAGCTGGCAGTTGGGTTACGGTCTGGACTTCACGGCGTTCGGCGTACCGGGTCTGAGCTACAACTTCGCGTACGTGCGTGGCGACAACATCACTACCTCCACCAGCACTGGCGGTACCGAGCGCGAATATTTCAACCAGTTCAAGTACGTCGTGCAAAGTGGCCCGGCCAAAGACCTGAGCATCAAGCTGCGTAGCTCGATCCTGCGTGTGTCGCAGAAATCCAGCGAATACAACGTCAGCGGCAACGAACTGCGTGTGTTCGTGGATTACCCGATCAACGTCTTCTGA
- a CDS encoding sensor histidine kinase, with translation MTPTLPRRPRWRSLALLALCLAPLLWPLEHLAERYYRSELAGQNRQTLDLYVANLLGTLHRYEVLPQILGDLPALRAVLGAPDDGVTQGNANRLLKNIAAQTGAEVMYLMDTNGRTLAASNWDKHDSFVGRNFSFRPYFSEAMAGRLGRFFGLGTTSAKRGYFFAAAVRSGEKIIGVLVIKVDLDHTESLWGKTPEQLLVTDHNGVVILTSRPEWRFRATRPLSDTERAAITAIQPYPTREPRPLNLSQTAWLPQTQDIAETGWSVSILAPRTLIDRPVRTVVAIGGATLLVVMLLLGLMMQRRRHYLERIAFEAKARRELEGRVAERTSDLEGLNRRLKQEVLEREQAQQELVRAQDDLVQAGKLSALGTMSASISHELNQPLAAIRSYAENAEVLLDHERTEDARGNLKLISELTGRMASIIAHLRAFARRDRHAPESVALQPALDDALALLAKRRRSMDVELIRDLPAATLWVEAGETRLRQVLGNLLANALDALTEKGPPRKLWLSAESTDEGVNLYIRDNGPGFCMEALGRASEPFYTTKTRTQGLGLGLAICETLMRAFGGELSFANHKQGGALITLRLRAGAPGVSLQPSEDRSA, from the coding sequence ATGACTCCGACCCTTCCCCGCCGCCCTCGCTGGCGCAGCCTCGCCCTGCTGGCCCTGTGCCTGGCACCGCTGCTGTGGCCGCTGGAACATCTGGCCGAGCGTTATTACCGCAGCGAACTGGCCGGCCAGAACCGCCAGACCCTCGACCTCTACGTCGCCAACCTGCTGGGCACGCTGCATCGCTATGAGGTGCTGCCACAAATCCTCGGCGACCTGCCCGCGCTGCGCGCAGTGCTCGGCGCGCCGGACGACGGCGTCACCCAGGGCAATGCCAATCGCCTGTTGAAAAACATCGCCGCGCAGACCGGCGCCGAAGTCATGTACCTGATGGACACCAACGGCCGGACACTGGCGGCGTCGAACTGGGACAAGCACGACAGTTTCGTCGGGCGCAATTTCTCTTTCCGGCCCTACTTCAGCGAGGCCATGGCCGGCCGCCTCGGGCGCTTCTTCGGGTTGGGCACCACCTCCGCCAAGCGCGGCTACTTCTTCGCCGCCGCCGTGCGCAGCGGCGAAAAAATCATCGGCGTGCTGGTGATCAAGGTTGACCTCGATCACACCGAAAGCCTGTGGGGCAAAACCCCGGAACAACTGCTGGTGACCGACCACAACGGCGTGGTCATCCTGACCTCGCGCCCGGAATGGCGCTTTCGCGCGACCCGCCCCCTGAGTGATACCGAACGTGCGGCGATTACCGCGATCCAGCCCTATCCGACCCGCGAGCCACGCCCCTTGAACCTGAGCCAGACCGCCTGGCTGCCGCAGACCCAGGACATCGCGGAAACCGGCTGGAGCGTCAGCATCCTCGCCCCGCGCACATTGATCGACCGGCCGGTGCGCACCGTGGTGGCGATCGGCGGCGCCACCTTGCTGGTGGTGATGCTGTTGCTGGGCCTGATGATGCAGCGTCGCCGTCATTACCTGGAACGCATCGCCTTCGAAGCCAAGGCCCGACGGGAACTTGAGGGCCGGGTTGCCGAGCGCACCAGCGATCTCGAAGGCCTCAACCGGCGCTTGAAGCAGGAAGTGCTTGAGCGTGAACAGGCGCAGCAGGAACTGGTCCGCGCCCAGGACGATCTGGTGCAGGCCGGCAAACTGTCGGCGCTGGGGACGATGTCGGCGAGCATCAGCCACGAACTCAACCAGCCGCTGGCGGCGATCCGCAGCTACGCCGAGAACGCAGAAGTGCTGCTCGACCATGAGCGGACCGAAGACGCTCGCGGCAACCTCAAACTGATCAGCGAACTGACCGGGCGCATGGCCTCGATCATCGCTCACCTGCGCGCCTTCGCCCGCCGCGACCGCCACGCCCCGGAAAGCGTCGCCCTGCAACCGGCGCTGGATGATGCACTCGCCTTGCTGGCCAAACGTCGCCGCAGCATGGACGTCGAACTGATCCGCGACCTGCCCGCCGCGACCTTGTGGGTCGAGGCCGGGGAAACCCGGCTGCGTCAGGTGCTGGGCAACCTGCTGGCCAACGCCCTCGACGCCCTGACCGAGAAAGGCCCGCCGCGCAAATTGTGGCTGAGTGCCGAATCCACCGACGAAGGCGTCAACCTGTACATTCGCGACAATGGCCCGGGTTTCTGCATGGAAGCCCTGGGCCGAGCCAGCGAACCGTTTTACACGACCAAGACCCGCACGCAGGGTCTCGGTCTGGGGCTGGCCATTTGCGAAACCCTGATGCGCGCCTTCGGCGGTGAACTGTCGTTCGCCAACCACAAGCAAGGTGGCGCCTTGATTACCCTACGGCTGCGCGCCGGCGCACCCGGGGTCAGCCTGCAACCGTCCGAGGATCGAAGCGCATGA
- the aguA gene encoding agmatine deiminase yields the protein MTTLKSTPRADGFYMPAEWAPQTQTWMIWPERPDNWRLGGKPAQAAHAAVAKAIARFEPVTVAVSAGQYENARARLDVPNIRVVEMSSDDAWVRDSGPTFVINNSGEVRGVNWDFNAWGGFDGGLYSPWNRDSQVGGKILEIERSPRYRTEGFVLEGGSIHVDGEGTLITTEECLLNRNRNPHLGREEIEAVLSENLSVDKIIWLPDGLFNDETDGHVDNFCCYVRPGEVLLAWTDDPQDPNYPRCQAAMKVLESSTDAKGRPFTVHKMPIPGPLFATEEECAGVDPVDGTQERNPSVRLAGSYVNFLIVNGGIIAPSFDDPMDAPAREILQNLFPQHEVVMVPGRELLLGGGNIHCLTQQQPAPHKE from the coding sequence ATGACCACCTTGAAAAGTACCCCACGCGCCGATGGCTTCTACATGCCGGCCGAGTGGGCGCCGCAAACCCAGACCTGGATGATCTGGCCCGAGCGTCCGGACAACTGGCGTCTGGGCGGCAAACCGGCTCAGGCTGCTCATGCGGCAGTGGCCAAGGCCATCGCGCGTTTTGAACCGGTGACCGTCGCGGTCTCCGCCGGCCAGTACGAAAACGCTCGTGCTCGTCTCGACGTGCCGAATATCCGTGTGGTCGAGATGTCCAGCGATGATGCGTGGGTCCGAGACAGCGGCCCGACTTTCGTAATCAACAACAGCGGTGAAGTGCGCGGTGTGAACTGGGACTTCAACGCTTGGGGCGGCTTTGACGGCGGCCTGTATTCGCCGTGGAACCGAGATTCCCAGGTCGGCGGCAAGATCCTCGAAATCGAGCGCAGCCCGCGTTACCGCACCGAAGGCTTTGTGCTAGAAGGCGGCTCGATTCACGTCGACGGCGAAGGCACTCTGATCACCACCGAAGAATGCCTGCTCAACCGCAATCGCAACCCGCACCTGGGCCGCGAAGAAATCGAAGCGGTGCTCAGCGAAAACCTGTCGGTAGACAAGATCATCTGGCTGCCGGATGGCCTGTTCAACGACGAAACCGACGGCCATGTGGATAACTTCTGCTGCTATGTGCGTCCGGGCGAAGTGCTGCTGGCGTGGACTGACGATCCGCAGGATCCGAACTACCCGCGCTGCCAGGCTGCGATGAAAGTGCTGGAAAGCAGCACCGACGCCAAGGGGCGCCCGTTCACGGTGCACAAGATGCCGATTCCGGGGCCGCTGTTTGCCACTGAAGAAGAATGCGCGGGCGTGGATCCGGTGGACGGCACCCAGGAGCGCAATCCGAGCGTGCGCCTGGCCGGTTCCTACGTGAACTTCCTGATCGTCAATGGCGGCATCATCGCACCGAGCTTTGACGACCCGATGGATGCTCCGGCCCGGGAGATCCTGCAGAACCTGTTCCCGCAACACGAAGTGGTCATGGTGCCGGGCCGTGAACTGTTACTGGGGGGCGGTAACATTCACTGCCTTACCCAACAGCAACCCGCGCCGCACAAAGAGTGA
- a CDS encoding sigma-54-dependent transcriptional regulator: MTIDNRIQVVLIDDDPHLRQALGQTLDLAGLKILPLSEAKGLAAQLERDWPGVVVSDIRMPGMDGLELLSELHAQDPELPVLLITGHGDVPLAVQAMRAGAYDFLEKPFASDALLDSVRRALALRRLVLDNRSLRMALSDRNELSARLVGQSAPMSRLREQIGALAATKADVLILGETGAGKEVVARALHDLSSRRNGPFVAINAGALAESVVESELFGHEPGAFTGAQKRRIGKFEFANGGTLFLDEIESMSMDVQVKLLRMLQERVVERLGGNQLIPLDIRVIAATKEDLRQAADQGRFRADLYYRLNVAPLRIPPLRERGEDALMLFQHYADEASARHGLPPHELQPAQRALLLRHSWPGNVRELQNAAERFALGLELALDNTQPDGSPGTSVEITAGGLSEQVENFEKSLIAAELARSHSSVRSLAEALGIPRKTLHDKLRKHGLNFAGSGGHSDESE, encoded by the coding sequence ATGACCATCGACAACCGCATTCAGGTGGTGCTGATCGACGACGATCCGCACCTGCGTCAGGCCCTCGGCCAGACTCTGGATCTGGCCGGCCTGAAAATTCTGCCGCTGTCCGAAGCCAAGGGCCTGGCCGCGCAACTGGAGCGCGACTGGCCGGGCGTCGTGGTCAGCGACATCCGCATGCCCGGCATGGATGGCCTGGAACTTCTGAGCGAACTGCACGCTCAGGATCCGGAGCTGCCGGTGCTGCTGATCACCGGCCACGGCGACGTGCCCCTGGCCGTGCAGGCCATGCGCGCCGGTGCCTATGATTTTCTGGAAAAACCCTTCGCCAGTGACGCCCTGCTCGACAGCGTGCGTCGCGCCCTGGCTCTGCGGCGTCTGGTGTTGGACAACCGCAGCCTGCGCATGGCCCTGAGTGATCGCAACGAATTAAGCGCGCGGCTGGTCGGTCAGTCCGCGCCGATGTCGCGCCTGCGCGAGCAGATCGGCGCACTGGCGGCGACCAAGGCCGACGTGCTGATCCTCGGCGAAACCGGCGCGGGTAAAGAAGTCGTCGCCCGCGCCCTGCATGATCTGTCGAGTCGGCGTAACGGCCCGTTCGTGGCGATCAACGCCGGAGCGCTGGCCGAGTCGGTGGTCGAAAGCGAATTGTTCGGCCATGAGCCCGGCGCCTTCACCGGCGCGCAAAAGCGCCGGATCGGCAAGTTCGAATTTGCCAACGGCGGCACACTGTTCCTCGATGAAATCGAGAGCATGAGCATGGACGTGCAGGTCAAACTGCTGCGCATGCTGCAGGAGCGCGTGGTCGAGCGTCTGGGCGGCAATCAGTTGATCCCGCTGGACATTCGCGTCATCGCCGCCACCAAGGAAGACCTGCGCCAGGCCGCCGATCAGGGGCGTTTCCGGGCGGACCTGTATTACCGACTCAACGTGGCGCCGCTGCGCATTCCGCCACTGCGTGAACGGGGTGAAGACGCGCTGATGCTGTTCCAGCATTACGCCGACGAAGCCAGCGCCCGCCATGGCCTGCCACCGCATGAATTGCAGCCGGCGCAACGGGCGTTGCTGCTGCGGCATTCATGGCCGGGCAACGTGCGGGAATTGCAGAACGCGGCGGAGCGTTTTGCCCTCGGCCTGGAATTGGCACTGGACAACACGCAGCCCGATGGCAGCCCCGGCACCAGCGTCGAAATCACGGCGGGAGGGCTCAGCGAGCAAGTGGAAAACTTCGAAAAATCGCTGATCGCCGCCGAACTGGCCCGCTCTCACAGTTCCGTGCGCAGTCTCGCCGAAGCCCTGGGCATTCCGCGCAAGACCTTGCATGACAAACTGCGCAAGCACGGGTTGAATTTCGCTGGCAGCGGCGGCCATTCCGACGAGTCCGAATGA
- a CDS encoding aminotransferase, translated as MSFATLIHRASLPSPQVSLEQARHLLAQHYGLNGTLLALGSQQDLNYRVDSERGRFVLKICRGDYSLVELQAQHAGLKYLAEQGAVKVPRVIAASNGADLLTLDVEGESVHVRLLDYIEGQPLTALDHLGHEVVAGFGRLCGEMDLALAGFDHPGLERTLQWDARHASALIEHLLPVIEDERQRALIAEAGEQARLRLQPLVEKLPVQAIHMDITDDNVVWQRDARRHWQLQGVIDFGDLVRTWRITDLSVTCAALLHHAAGDPFVILPAVQAYHAVNPLQREELLALWPLIVARAAVLVLSGEQQVSIDPGNTYSRDNLTHEWEIFRVATSVPLALMEAAILTAVGQTLPAIDSEGFAPLLPGLVGREFALIDLGVLSAHFEAGNWEQPGIDQRLLSEAAAIHGLASSRYGQYRLSRTRPDSAEEPETFPLHVELHVPQGSTVEAPFAGVFHLSADGALRLDGPQLSLRLLGVKPSLHSGAALVKGQVLGSVDGPLIVQWVRDAHLQAPLFCTPSRAPAWQALSPSPAALLGLACDAEPELDAKTLLARRDASFARTQKHYYVDPPRIERGWRNHLIDMQGRSYLDMLNNVAVLGHGHPRMAAVASRQWSLLNTNSRFNYAAVAEFSERLLKLAPEGMDRVFLVNSGSEANDLAIRLAWAASGGRDMISVLEAYHGWTVGADAVSTSIADNPQALSSRPDWVHAVTAPNTYRGEFRGPDSAPDYVRSVEQHLAKIDEQKRQLAGFICEPVYGNAGGISLPPGYLKKVYEMVRARGGVCIADEVQVGYGRMGHFFWGFEEQGVVPDIITMAKGMGNGQPLGAVITRREIAEALEAEGYFFSSAGGSPVSCQIGMTVLDVMEEEKLWENAQVVGAHFKARLEALIDQYPLVGAVHGSGFYLGVELIRNRETLEPATEETTRLCDRLRELGIFMQPTGDYLNVLKIKPPMVTSRQSVDFFVDMLVKVLEEGL; from the coding sequence ATGTCGTTCGCCACGTTGATTCATCGCGCCAGTTTGCCCAGTCCTCAGGTTTCGCTGGAGCAGGCCCGGCATCTGCTGGCGCAGCATTACGGCTTGAACGGCACGTTACTGGCTCTGGGCAGCCAACAGGACCTCAATTACCGGGTCGACAGCGAGCGTGGGCGGTTCGTGCTGAAGATCTGCCGGGGCGACTATTCGCTGGTGGAGTTGCAAGCCCAGCATGCGGGCCTCAAGTACCTGGCCGAGCAGGGCGCGGTGAAGGTGCCTCGGGTGATCGCAGCCAGCAACGGCGCTGACCTGCTGACGCTGGACGTCGAGGGCGAGTCGGTGCATGTGCGGCTGCTCGATTACATCGAGGGGCAGCCGCTGACGGCCCTTGATCATCTTGGCCATGAGGTTGTCGCCGGCTTCGGTCGACTTTGCGGCGAAATGGATCTGGCCCTCGCCGGTTTCGATCATCCAGGGCTTGAGCGGACGTTGCAGTGGGATGCGCGCCACGCCAGCGCCCTGATCGAGCACCTGCTGCCGGTGATCGAAGACGAACGCCAGCGCGCGCTGATCGCCGAGGCTGGCGAGCAGGCCCGGCTTCGTTTGCAACCGCTGGTGGAAAAGCTGCCGGTGCAGGCGATCCACATGGACATCACCGATGACAACGTGGTCTGGCAGCGTGACGCACGGCGACACTGGCAGTTGCAGGGCGTCATCGATTTCGGTGATCTGGTGCGCACCTGGCGCATCACCGATCTGTCGGTCACCTGCGCCGCGCTGCTGCACCACGCCGCCGGCGATCCGTTCGTGATTCTGCCGGCGGTGCAGGCCTATCACGCGGTCAATCCGCTGCAACGCGAAGAGCTTCTGGCGCTGTGGCCGCTGATCGTGGCGCGGGCGGCGGTGCTGGTGCTCAGTGGCGAGCAACAGGTCAGCATCGATCCGGGCAACACCTACAGCCGCGACAACCTGACCCACGAATGGGAAATCTTCCGGGTCGCCACTTCGGTGCCGCTGGCATTGATGGAGGCGGCGATTCTCACGGCAGTGGGGCAGACGTTACCGGCCATTGACAGTGAAGGCTTTGCGCCGTTGTTGCCCGGTCTGGTCGGGCGCGAGTTCGCGTTGATCGATCTGGGGGTGTTGAGTGCGCACTTCGAGGCGGGCAACTGGGAGCAGCCTGGCATCGATCAGCGTCTGTTGAGTGAAGCCGCTGCTATCCACGGCCTGGCATCCAGTCGATACGGGCAATACCGGTTGTCGCGCACCCGGCCCGACAGTGCCGAAGAGCCAGAGACATTCCCGCTGCACGTTGAATTGCATGTGCCCCAGGGGTCTACGGTGGAAGCACCGTTTGCTGGCGTATTTCACCTGTCGGCTGACGGCGCGCTGCGACTCGACGGCCCGCAACTGAGCTTGCGTTTGCTCGGTGTGAAGCCTTCGTTGCACAGCGGCGCAGCGCTGGTCAAAGGTCAGGTGCTGGGTTCGGTGGACGGTCCGTTGATTGTGCAGTGGGTCCGCGATGCGCATCTGCAGGCGCCGCTGTTCTGTACACCGAGCCGTGCGCCGGCGTGGCAGGCGTTGTCCCCGTCGCCGGCAGCGCTGCTGGGCCTGGCCTGCGACGCCGAGCCGGAACTGGACGCCAAGACCTTGCTGGCGCGCCGCGACGCCAGTTTCGCCCGCACCCAGAAACACTATTACGTCGACCCGCCGCGCATCGAACGTGGCTGGCGCAATCACCTGATCGACATGCAGGGCCGCTCCTATCTCGACATGCTCAACAACGTCGCGGTGCTCGGTCATGGTCATCCGCGCATGGCGGCGGTGGCGAGCCGGCAGTGGTCGCTGCTCAATACCAACTCGCGATTCAACTATGCGGCGGTCGCCGAGTTTTCCGAGCGCTTGCTGAAACTGGCGCCGGAGGGCATGGATCGGGTGTTCCTGGTCAACAGCGGCAGCGAGGCCAATGACCTGGCGATTCGTCTGGCGTGGGCCGCCAGCGGTGGACGCGACATGATCAGCGTGCTGGAGGCCTATCACGGCTGGACGGTAGGGGCGGATGCGGTGTCGACCTCGATTGCCGATAACCCGCAGGCCCTGAGCAGTCGCCCGGACTGGGTACATGCGGTGACCGCTCCCAACACCTATCGCGGCGAATTTCGCGGCCCGGATTCGGCGCCGGATTACGTGCGCAGCGTCGAACAGCATTTGGCGAAGATCGATGAGCAGAAACGTCAACTGGCAGGGTTCATCTGCGAGCCGGTCTATGGCAACGCGGGCGGGATCTCGCTACCGCCGGGTTACCTGAAAAAGGTCTATGAAATGGTGCGCGCCCGTGGCGGCGTGTGTATCGCCGATGAGGTGCAGGTCGGTTACGGGCGCATGGGCCACTTCTTCTGGGGTTTCGAGGAGCAAGGCGTGGTGCCGGACATCATCACCATGGCCAAAGGCATGGGCAACGGCCAGCCGTTGGGCGCCGTGATCACCCGCCGGGAAATCGCCGAGGCGCTGGAAGCCGAGGGCTATTTTTTCTCGTCCGCCGGTGGCAGTCCGGTGAGCTGCCAGATCGGCATGACGGTGCTGGATGTCATGGAAGAAGAAAAACTCTGGGAAAACGCCCAGGTGGTCGGCGCGCACTTCAAGGCGCGGCTGGAGGCGTTGATCGATCAATATCCGCTGGTCGGTGCGGTGCACGGTTCCGGGTTCTACCTGGGGGTCGAGTTGATCCGCAATCGGGAAACCCTGGAACCGGCGACCGAGGAAACCACGCGGTTGTGTGATCGCCTGCGGGAGTTGGGAATTTTCATGCAGCCGACCGGTGATTATCTGAACGTGCTGAAGATCAAGCCGCCGATGGTCACCTCGCGTCAGAGTGTGGATTTCTTCGTCGACATGCTGGTGAAGGTGCTGGAAGAAGGACTCTAA
- a CDS encoding DsbA family protein: MALHYIYDPLCGWCYGAKPLVQAAQQVLPVIAHAGGMMTGANRQSVSPQLRNYVMPHDRRIAEYTGQPFGEAYFEGLLRDHSAVFDSTPPIAAVMAAEKIDGRGLEMLGRLQTAHYVEGRRIADQSVLVEYAVTQGYNAERFLYALQSVDTEQHIKNSRALLAKLGGQGFPTFALEQDGQFALVDIGPWLGKPEAFAQWLRESFTPARGTESLPVCGLDGCA; this comes from the coding sequence ATGGCTCTTCATTACATCTACGACCCGCTGTGTGGCTGGTGCTATGGCGCCAAACCGCTGGTGCAAGCCGCGCAGCAGGTGCTGCCGGTGATCGCCCACGCCGGCGGCATGATGACCGGTGCCAACCGCCAGAGCGTTTCGCCGCAACTTCGCAATTACGTGATGCCTCACGACCGGCGCATCGCCGAATACACCGGTCAGCCGTTTGGCGAAGCGTACTTCGAAGGTCTGTTGCGCGATCACTCGGCGGTGTTTGATTCGACACCACCAATTGCCGCTGTGATGGCAGCCGAAAAAATCGACGGCCGTGGCCTGGAAATGCTTGGGCGTTTGCAGACTGCGCACTATGTCGAAGGGCGGCGAATTGCCGACCAAAGTGTGCTTGTGGAATACGCGGTGACGCAGGGCTACAACGCCGAGAGGTTCTTGTATGCCTTGCAGTCCGTCGACACCGAACAACACATAAAGAACAGCCGCGCCCTGTTGGCAAAACTGGGTGGGCAGGGTTTTCCAACTTTCGCACTGGAACAGGACGGTCAATTCGCATTGGTTGATATCGGGCCGTGGCTCGGCAAGCCAGAGGCCTTTGCCCAATGGTTGAGGGAGTCGTTTACACCGGCGCGAGGGACTGAAAGCCTGCCGGTCTGTGGCCTCGACGGTTGCGCATGA
- a CDS encoding YiiD C-terminal domain-containing protein, with protein sequence MKHDSRYLESVLHHDIPLTRDMGLKVLDWHEQQLRLHLPLDANVNHKSTMFGGSLYCGAVLAGWGWLHLRLKEEGIEEGHIVIQEGQISYPLPVTGDAIAICPSPSAAVWKKFLTMYQRYGRARLTLHTRVVNTGSDEDAVTFSGQYVLHR encoded by the coding sequence ATGAAGCACGACAGTCGTTATCTGGAATCGGTCCTTCACCACGACATCCCGCTGACCCGGGACATGGGCCTCAAAGTCCTCGACTGGCACGAGCAGCAACTGCGCCTGCACCTGCCGCTGGACGCCAACGTCAATCACAAGAGCACCATGTTCGGCGGCAGCCTGTATTGCGGCGCCGTACTGGCGGGTTGGGGCTGGCTGCATTTGCGTTTGAAAGAGGAAGGCATCGAGGAGGGACACATCGTGATCCAGGAAGGACAGATCAGTTATCCACTGCCGGTGACCGGTGATGCCATCGCGATCTGCCCGTCACCGAGCGCTGCGGTGTGGAAGAAATTTCTGACGATGTATCAGCGCTATGGACGGGCGCGACTGACGCTGCACACGCGGGTCGTCAATACGGGCAGCGATGAAGATGCGGTGACGTTCAGCGGGCAGTACGTCCTGCACCGCTGA
- the rfbC gene encoding dTDP-4-dehydrorhamnose 3,5-epimerase has translation MNVIPTDLPGVLIIEPKVFGDERGFFYESFNAQAFQDATGLDTQFVQDNHSRSQKGVLRGLHYQLENTQGKLVRVTVGEVLDVAVDIRRSSPHFGKWVAVRLSADNHRQLWVPEGFAHGFVVLSEFAEFLYKTTDYYNPSSERSIRWDDPDLGIDWQLDEAPKLSAKDQAAALLKDADVFS, from the coding sequence ATGAATGTAATCCCCACTGACCTGCCTGGTGTCCTGATCATCGAACCCAAGGTGTTCGGTGACGAGCGCGGGTTCTTTTACGAAAGCTTCAATGCCCAGGCCTTTCAGGACGCGACCGGCCTCGACACGCAGTTCGTGCAGGACAACCATTCGCGCTCGCAGAAAGGCGTTCTGCGCGGGCTGCATTACCAGTTGGAAAACACCCAGGGCAAACTGGTCCGCGTCACCGTCGGCGAAGTCCTCGATGTCGCCGTGGATATCCGCCGCAGCTCGCCGCATTTCGGCAAGTGGGTGGCGGTGCGTCTGTCTGCCGACAACCATCGTCAATTGTGGGTACCGGAAGGTTTCGCCCATGGTTTCGTGGTGCTGAGCGAATTCGCCGAATTCCTCTACAAGACCACCGACTACTACAACCCGTCGTCCGAGCGCAGCATTCGCTGGGACGACCCGGACCTGGGCATCGACTGGCAACTGGATGAAGCGCCAAAACTGTCGGCCAAGGATCAGGCTGCCGCCCTCCTCAAGGACGCCGACGTCTTTTCCTGA